A genome region from Brooklawnia propionicigenes includes the following:
- a CDS encoding Wadjet anti-phage system protein JetD domain-containing protein, translating to MSHGRTDLTEQLSAFIGSYPRMRVPLAALREHAIQNDPAFVSDPSARQRLHSSLTELQDRLEISWPKGRTGLDTRALPELPRWVARVAAERTPDRAPIRPRVWPSVLEPAARVATRPDEQDLLTAIASWMAANPTPVVVPMQERSLEITGDEKRFDKLRSTRLFTTGALTLDLLACAPALLPFASTHVDGAGPTQLLVAENSATYQSLTQALFTLPTSTRPDTHVVWGAGRQFPISAEHVLLLDPAPASFLYFGDLDVAGLQIACDADATIHRVTGGHLIPATSLYRAALEYGVPRPDPSNKATPAHHAQLLAWVSAELQDGVEKLLRTRTRIPQESVGLTLLLRCPELLRC from the coding sequence ATGAGTCACGGACGAACCGACCTGACAGAGCAGCTATCGGCGTTCATCGGCTCCTACCCTCGCATGCGCGTGCCTCTGGCCGCACTGCGTGAACACGCCATCCAGAACGATCCGGCTTTCGTCTCCGATCCCTCGGCGCGTCAGCGCCTGCACAGCAGCCTCACCGAACTACAAGACCGGCTCGAAATCTCCTGGCCAAAGGGCCGGACGGGGCTGGACACGCGTGCGCTACCCGAGTTGCCGCGCTGGGTTGCAAGGGTGGCCGCAGAACGAACCCCGGACCGCGCACCGATACGCCCGCGCGTATGGCCGTCCGTGCTCGAACCGGCTGCACGGGTAGCTACGCGGCCTGACGAGCAGGACCTACTCACGGCCATCGCCTCGTGGATGGCCGCAAACCCGACGCCTGTAGTAGTTCCCATGCAAGAACGCTCCCTGGAGATCACAGGCGACGAGAAGCGGTTCGACAAGCTGCGCAGCACACGACTGTTCACCACCGGCGCCCTCACTCTCGACCTTCTCGCGTGCGCCCCGGCTCTGCTCCCGTTCGCGTCAACTCATGTCGACGGCGCCGGACCCACCCAACTGCTGGTCGCCGAGAACAGCGCCACTTACCAGTCGTTGACCCAGGCGCTGTTCACGCTGCCGACGTCTACCCGGCCCGACACGCATGTGGTGTGGGGCGCCGGCCGCCAGTTCCCCATCTCAGCCGAGCACGTGCTCCTGCTTGACCCCGCTCCAGCAAGCTTTCTGTACTTCGGAGACCTCGACGTGGCCGGACTCCAGATCGCCTGTGACGCCGACGCGACGATCCACCGGGTCACCGGCGGCCACTTGATACCCGCAACGAGCTTGTACCGAGCGGCGCTGGAGTATGGGGTTCCGCGCCCGGATCCGTCGAACAAGGCCACCCCCGCCCACCACGCACAGCTCCTTGCTTGGGTATCGGCGGAACTTCAAGACGGAGTCGAGAAACTCCTGAGGACTCGTACTCGCATCCCTCAGGAATCGGTCGGCCTGACATTGTTACTTCGGTGTCCAGAGCTTCTCAGGTGTTGA
- a CDS encoding VOC family protein, whose protein sequence is MDDWKPAAYPSLSPYLICQDAEGLIAFLEAAFGGSLERRFDRPDGSLKHAEVRIDDSIVMIGGGASDIPSAPAHLHLYVEDAVATFDRAIAAGASVVREPEKAGDDDLRGGVEDPWGTTWWIATQQPQS, encoded by the coding sequence ATGGACGACTGGAAGCCTGCCGCGTATCCGTCGTTGAGTCCCTACCTGATCTGCCAGGACGCCGAAGGGCTCATCGCCTTCCTCGAGGCTGCCTTCGGTGGCTCGCTGGAGCGGAGGTTCGACCGACCGGACGGGTCGCTGAAGCACGCCGAGGTCAGGATCGATGACAGCATCGTGATGATCGGCGGCGGGGCGAGCGATATCCCGAGCGCTCCCGCACATCTCCATCTCTATGTCGAGGATGCGGTCGCGACCTTCGATCGGGCGATCGCGGCCGGGGCATCGGTCGTCCGCGAGCCCGAGAAGGCGGGCGACGACGATCTGCGTGGCGGGGTTGAGGACCCTTGGGGGACCACATGGTGGATCGCCACGCAGCAGCCTCAGAGCTGA
- a CDS encoding transglutaminase-like domain-containing protein encodes MHRTVGASLGIEVRVPSDLVLSVAVATSPGLVVTQTLDTALDGRHVPAEEILDLHGTRLHRIRAEAGRLTVRYEATMRGRSAPDTAESCDVIRYLRPSRYCESDTLAATAAAEFGGVDGIALLDAVSSWVGTRLAYVPGSSLPTDGAVRTLLMRQGVCRDFAHLCIALLRARGVPARLVSVYAPGLDPMDFHAVCEAYVGGRWCVVDSTALAPRSSLVRIATGRDAADAAFLSTIYGWAELTDVEVTATVDTLPSDDLTHVVQLG; translated from the coding sequence ATGCATCGAACCGTTGGCGCGTCCCTGGGCATCGAGGTTCGTGTGCCGAGCGATCTGGTCCTGTCCGTCGCCGTCGCAACATCCCCCGGCTTGGTGGTGACTCAGACGCTGGACACAGCACTCGATGGCCGGCACGTGCCGGCCGAGGAGATCCTGGATTTGCACGGTACGCGGTTGCATCGGATCCGGGCGGAGGCCGGCCGCTTGACCGTCCGGTATGAGGCCACGATGCGTGGGCGTTCCGCGCCGGATACCGCGGAGTCGTGCGACGTCATCCGCTACCTGCGGCCGAGCCGGTACTGCGAGTCCGACACTCTCGCGGCAACCGCCGCGGCGGAGTTCGGCGGCGTGGACGGGATCGCGTTGCTCGATGCAGTGAGCTCGTGGGTGGGAACCCGGCTGGCCTATGTCCCCGGCTCCAGCCTGCCGACCGACGGGGCGGTGCGCACGCTACTGATGCGCCAGGGCGTGTGCCGGGATTTCGCGCACCTGTGCATCGCATTGCTGCGCGCTCGCGGAGTGCCGGCGCGACTCGTCTCCGTCTACGCCCCGGGTCTGGATCCCATGGACTTTCACGCCGTGTGTGAGGCCTATGTCGGCGGACGCTGGTGCGTGGTGGACAGCACTGCCCTGGCGCCCCGCTCCTCGTTGGTGAGGATCGCCACGGGCCGCGACGCGGCCGATGCCGCGTTCCTGTCGACGATCTACGGGTGGGCCGAGCTAACCGACGTGGAGGTGACAGCCACCGTCGACACTCTGCCGTCCGATGATCTGACCCACGTGGTGCAGCTGGGCTGA
- a CDS encoding CynX/NimT family MFS transporter → MRGRRLWALAPAFALLACASVMRAPVVVIPPLLGQISADFQLNPVQAGVLVGLPVLCFGVLTPIASVLLRLTGINHATIYCLLGVVAGSLVRSFGAQPGLYLGSLILGAGLAIGNLSIPMLIGRDFQRRTALLTGAYTSTVNIVVALVTAAAAPVALVVGWRWSAAGSGVVLGLVALVAWVAVYPPGDPGARAGIRRRAGLSPVQPASPIAAGLERRQIGRWRVVWLFVAAFVCHILAYNVVTAWLPTALAEMRHMSVVGAGLGSSLFQAAGIAGPFLVPILMSALGWSQLRTMAAVCVCWITLPIGLIAVPGWWPVWSLVGGLAQGAFFTVLFVVVIQRARDVDENRRITALIQTIGYTVAATGPVAAGWIHSRVPGWTMTFVAVFLVLVAMSVCALLAVADSSQPPEGKHTVSDRDD, encoded by the coding sequence ATGCGCGGTAGACGGCTGTGGGCTCTGGCCCCCGCCTTCGCGCTGTTGGCATGCGCGAGCGTGATGCGGGCCCCGGTAGTGGTTATTCCTCCGCTGCTCGGACAGATCTCGGCCGACTTTCAGCTCAATCCGGTGCAGGCCGGCGTGCTTGTCGGCCTTCCCGTGCTGTGCTTCGGCGTCCTGACCCCGATCGCCTCGGTGTTGCTGCGGCTTACGGGAATCAACCACGCCACCATCTATTGCCTGCTGGGTGTCGTGGCCGGCTCGCTGGTGCGCTCGTTCGGGGCGCAGCCAGGGCTCTACCTGGGCTCATTGATTCTGGGCGCGGGATTGGCGATCGGGAACCTGTCGATTCCGATGCTCATCGGGCGAGATTTCCAGCGCCGGACGGCCTTGTTGACCGGTGCGTATACGTCGACGGTCAATATCGTCGTTGCGCTCGTCACCGCCGCGGCCGCGCCGGTGGCCTTGGTCGTCGGATGGCGATGGTCCGCGGCCGGAAGCGGGGTCGTGCTCGGATTGGTCGCACTGGTTGCGTGGGTCGCCGTCTACCCGCCGGGGGATCCCGGAGCACGGGCCGGCATACGGCGGCGCGCAGGGCTATCCCCGGTCCAGCCGGCATCGCCTATCGCGGCTGGCCTTGAGCGTCGGCAGATCGGACGATGGCGCGTCGTCTGGTTGTTCGTGGCAGCATTCGTTTGCCACATCCTCGCCTACAACGTAGTGACGGCGTGGCTGCCGACGGCGCTGGCCGAGATGCGGCACATGAGCGTGGTAGGCGCGGGCCTCGGGTCCAGCCTCTTCCAGGCGGCCGGCATCGCGGGTCCGTTCCTGGTGCCGATCCTGATGAGTGCCCTCGGCTGGTCGCAGCTTCGCACGATGGCCGCCGTGTGTGTCTGCTGGATCACTTTGCCGATCGGTTTGATCGCGGTTCCCGGATGGTGGCCGGTGTGGAGCCTCGTCGGCGGCCTGGCGCAGGGCGCATTCTTCACGGTTCTCTTCGTGGTGGTCATCCAGCGGGCACGCGACGTTGACGAGAACCGGCGGATCACCGCGTTGATTCAGACCATTGGGTACACCGTGGCGGCGACTGGGCCGGTCGCCGCGGGTTGGATCCACTCGCGCGTGCCGGGGTGGACGATGACGTTCGTGGCCGTCTTCCTCGTGCTCGTGGCCATGAGCGTGTGCGCTCTTCTCGCCGTCGCGGACTCCTCGCAGCCTCCCGAAGGCAAGCACACCGTCTCGGACCGCGACGACTGA
- a CDS encoding cysteine hydrolase family protein, producing MCDYTAPHFARSALLIIDVQNDFIDGAMPVPGTQRLLARLAELAGGFRAAGRPIAHVIRLYQPGSSDVDAIRRASIEAGAGVVAPGSPGADIPAILLPGHRGITLDPDRLLCGQPQQLSAREAVVYKPRWSAFYRTGLETWLHSHEVDTVVVAGCNLPNCPRATLFDASERDLRAVLVTDAVSQSTPERLADFRLIGVNLLTAEQVVAALMAEA from the coding sequence GTGTGTGACTATACTGCTCCGCATTTCGCTCGTTCGGCGTTGCTGATCATTGACGTACAGAACGATTTCATCGACGGAGCAATGCCGGTTCCTGGCACGCAACGGCTGCTTGCTCGTCTGGCCGAGCTTGCCGGCGGGTTTCGTGCTGCTGGGCGTCCCATCGCGCACGTGATCCGGCTCTATCAGCCGGGCAGCTCGGATGTGGACGCGATACGTCGTGCCAGCATCGAAGCGGGAGCAGGTGTGGTCGCACCGGGAAGTCCTGGCGCCGACATCCCGGCGATCCTTCTTCCCGGGCACCGGGGGATCACCCTTGATCCCGACAGGCTCCTGTGTGGTCAACCGCAGCAGCTTTCTGCCCGCGAGGCGGTCGTATACAAGCCGCGGTGGAGCGCGTTCTATCGAACCGGACTCGAGACTTGGCTGCACTCTCACGAGGTCGACACGGTGGTGGTCGCCGGCTGCAACCTTCCCAACTGCCCGCGGGCCACGCTGTTCGACGCCAGCGAACGCGATCTTCGTGCGGTGCTCGTGACCGATGCCGTGTCGCAATCCACCCCGGAACGTCTCGCCGACTTCCGACTGATCGGGGTCAACCTCCTCACTGCCGAGCAAGTCGTCGCAGCGCTGATGGCAGAGGCTTGA
- a CDS encoding ECF transporter S component has protein sequence MSESNGRLQWRVVDMVTAAILGVACGVIFLVWNQVGGAAYAVIDAATPGFGGLVAGIWLLGGVLGGLVIRKPGAAVFVEVLAAVVSMALGSQWGISTVYSGLVQGLGAELVFLIFGYRKFNLPVAMLAGAGAGVAAWVFEGFFGSSPNFAKTLTFNLIYLSTMIVTGLVLAGLVGWLLVRGLAQTGALDRFAAGREIRGRV, from the coding sequence ATGAGCGAATCCAACGGTCGCCTGCAGTGGCGCGTCGTTGACATGGTGACCGCCGCGATCCTGGGGGTGGCCTGCGGAGTCATCTTCCTGGTATGGAATCAGGTCGGGGGCGCGGCATACGCCGTCATCGACGCAGCCACGCCGGGATTTGGCGGGCTGGTCGCTGGGATCTGGCTGCTCGGGGGCGTCCTGGGCGGACTGGTGATCCGCAAGCCGGGTGCCGCGGTCTTCGTCGAGGTCCTCGCTGCCGTGGTGTCGATGGCATTGGGTTCCCAGTGGGGCATCTCGACGGTCTACTCGGGCCTCGTCCAGGGGCTGGGTGCGGAACTCGTCTTCCTGATCTTCGGCTACCGAAAGTTCAACCTGCCCGTCGCCATGCTGGCCGGAGCCGGCGCGGGCGTGGCCGCATGGGTGTTCGAAGGTTTCTTCGGCAGTTCCCCGAACTTCGCCAAGACCTTGACCTTCAATCTCATCTACTTGTCCACGATGATCGTCACCGGTCTGGTCCTGGCGGGCCTGGTCGGCTGGCTGCTGGTGCGCGGGCTCGCCCAGACCGGCGCCCTCGACCGGTTCGCTGCGGGACGCGAGATCCGCGGCCGGGTTTGA
- a CDS encoding ATP-binding cassette domain-containing protein, giving the protein MTLHSPRLPEVRAVPGVRVRARGWGWRHAGRRAWALRDVNLDIAPGERVLVLGASGAGKSTLMGGLAGLLGGEDEGESLGELTLDDRLPHAARERVGLVMQDPEAQVVMARLGDDVAFGCENLGVPREEIWVRVRDALDAVGLHLPLDHPTSKLSGGQKQRLALASVLAMRPGLLLLDEPTANLDPHGVDEVRAAAERVLERTGATLVVVEHRVDVWADLVDRCVVILDGTIAADGPLDEVLRDQGGQLRAAGIWLPGDDVAVVKEAHARMTTQPAAAGPTAAGSDAVVLSGRDLTIGYEQSRPVRAGIDIDIPRGASTCIVGDNGLGKSTLALTLVGLLPQLAGQVRVAEDLAPAPGRTDPHAWSSRELLGRISMVFQEPEYQFVSRTVREELELGPRAAGTPAEETATQVDRFLRLLALDDVALANPMTLSGGEKRRLSVATALICAPEVVVLDEPTFGQDRTTWLELVGILRDAVTRGTTIVSITHDRSFVAAMDGHVIDLADLGWDPRTRRAAGDDPPVHPVSAADDPAPSGRVADDPVQPSGFVPRTASSTPDAPGAARSRWQAALRGELLQRVNPVVQFLGLVAMTTPLMISIDVLSASIALVLELLLLPLVGISPRQVALRMVPLFVGAPLAALSMLLYASPGGQVYWQFGPAIISENSVTLSVAILVRVLALGLPAIAVLSRIDPTDMADGLSQVLHLPARPVLASLAGVRMAGLMVGDWQALRRARRVRGIGDGNRVAAFIAGAFALLVLALRRSAKLSLTMEARGFGAEMPRTWARPSHVGVADLVMMMICVAVPVLALGAAVHWGVFQPLGR; this is encoded by the coding sequence GTGACCCTCCACTCGCCTCGTCTGCCCGAGGTCCGCGCCGTTCCCGGCGTACGGGTGCGCGCGCGTGGGTGGGGATGGCGGCATGCCGGACGCCGGGCGTGGGCTTTGCGCGACGTGAACCTCGACATCGCGCCGGGCGAGCGGGTACTGGTGCTCGGCGCCTCGGGTGCGGGCAAGTCCACGCTGATGGGTGGGCTCGCCGGCTTGCTGGGCGGCGAGGACGAGGGCGAGTCCCTGGGCGAACTCACACTCGACGACCGCCTCCCGCACGCCGCACGCGAGCGTGTCGGACTGGTCATGCAGGACCCGGAGGCCCAGGTGGTGATGGCTCGCCTGGGGGACGATGTCGCTTTCGGCTGCGAGAACCTCGGCGTCCCCCGCGAGGAGATCTGGGTCCGGGTGCGAGACGCGCTGGATGCCGTGGGCCTGCACTTGCCACTGGACCATCCCACCTCCAAGCTCTCCGGCGGGCAGAAGCAGCGCCTGGCGTTGGCCAGCGTCCTGGCCATGCGTCCGGGTCTGCTGCTGCTCGACGAACCGACCGCCAATCTCGACCCGCACGGAGTCGACGAAGTGCGTGCAGCCGCCGAGCGTGTGCTGGAGCGCACCGGAGCCACCCTGGTCGTCGTCGAGCACCGTGTGGACGTGTGGGCAGACCTGGTGGACCGCTGCGTCGTGATCCTCGACGGCACCATCGCCGCCGACGGCCCACTGGACGAGGTGCTGCGCGACCAGGGCGGGCAGCTGCGCGCCGCCGGCATCTGGTTGCCCGGCGACGATGTCGCCGTGGTCAAGGAGGCCCACGCCCGGATGACCACGCAGCCGGCCGCAGCCGGTCCGACGGCCGCTGGCTCTGACGCGGTGGTGCTCTCGGGGCGCGACCTGACCATCGGGTACGAGCAGAGCCGGCCGGTCCGGGCGGGGATCGACATCGATATTCCCCGCGGCGCGTCCACCTGCATCGTCGGGGACAACGGTCTCGGCAAGTCCACCCTGGCCCTCACCCTGGTCGGCCTGCTGCCTCAGCTCGCAGGGCAGGTCCGCGTGGCGGAAGACCTGGCCCCGGCTCCCGGGCGCACCGACCCCCATGCCTGGTCGTCCCGCGAGTTGCTCGGGCGCATCTCCATGGTGTTCCAGGAGCCCGAATACCAGTTCGTGTCGCGTACGGTACGTGAAGAACTGGAGCTCGGTCCCCGCGCCGCGGGCACCCCGGCGGAGGAGACGGCCACCCAGGTGGACCGGTTCTTGCGCCTTCTTGCCCTGGACGACGTGGCCCTCGCCAACCCCATGACGCTGTCGGGTGGGGAGAAGCGGCGGCTGTCCGTGGCGACCGCCCTGATCTGCGCGCCCGAGGTGGTCGTGCTGGACGAGCCGACCTTCGGGCAGGACCGTACGACGTGGCTGGAACTCGTCGGCATCTTGCGCGACGCCGTAACCCGCGGCACCACGATCGTCTCCATCACCCACGACCGCTCCTTCGTGGCGGCCATGGACGGCCACGTCATCGACCTCGCCGACCTCGGGTGGGACCCCCGCACCCGTAGGGCCGCGGGCGACGATCCTCCGGTGCACCCAGTGTCCGCAGCCGATGATCCGGCGCCCTCGGGTCGCGTCGCCGATGATCCAGTGCAACCCTCGGGCTTCGTGCCGCGGACAGCTTCGTCCACACCGGATGCCCCGGGTGCTGCGCGGTCACGATGGCAGGCCGCCTTGCGCGGGGAGTTGCTTCAGCGAGTCAATCCGGTGGTGCAGTTCCTCGGGCTGGTCGCGATGACGACGCCGCTGATGATCTCCATCGATGTGCTCTCCGCCTCGATCGCCTTGGTCCTGGAACTCCTGTTGCTTCCACTGGTCGGTATCAGCCCACGTCAGGTGGCACTACGGATGGTCCCGCTGTTCGTGGGTGCGCCCTTGGCAGCGCTCTCGATGCTGTTGTACGCCTCCCCTGGTGGGCAGGTGTACTGGCAGTTCGGGCCGGCGATCATCTCGGAGAACTCCGTGACGCTGTCGGTGGCAATCCTCGTCCGTGTGCTGGCACTGGGTCTGCCGGCCATCGCGGTGCTCTCCCGCATCGACCCCACCGATATGGCCGATGGGCTGTCCCAGGTGCTGCATCTGCCCGCCCGTCCGGTGCTCGCCTCCCTGGCGGGGGTTCGCATGGCGGGTCTCATGGTGGGGGATTGGCAGGCCCTGCGCCGGGCGAGGCGGGTCCGGGGCATCGGAGACGGAAACCGTGTCGCCGCCTTCATCGCAGGCGCGTTCGCCCTGCTGGTGCTGGCACTGCGCCGGTCGGCGAAACTGTCCCTGACCATGGAAGCCCGCGGCTTCGGTGCGGAGATGCCACGAACCTGGGCCCGGCCCTCACACGTGGGGGTGGCGGACCTGGTCATGATGATGATCTGTGTGGCCGTCCCCGTCCTGGCGTTGGGCGCCGCCGTGCACTGGGGCGTCTTCCAGCCCCTGGGGCGCTGA
- a CDS encoding AAA family ATPase: MRPVVRWHEDDALPPYLVHRVMQICHRWKDCHPSTAAAAVDGRTRWNAPVIVIDGRSGSGKTSLAHQLAAALQAQDPSDVQVLHLDSWYPGWDGLEEGTRITEQLLTGARGSWTQWDWVRNRPGRTVSLIPGRALVVEGAGALTGSTAAVSDLRIWVDADPRQRYRRAMDRDGDSYRPWWQMWSRQEERHLARHRPDLLADLVVWT; encoded by the coding sequence GTGCGCCCCGTTGTGCGCTGGCACGAGGACGATGCCCTGCCGCCGTACCTCGTCCACCGGGTGATGCAGATCTGTCACCGGTGGAAGGACTGCCACCCTTCCACCGCGGCGGCTGCGGTCGATGGCCGAACCCGGTGGAATGCGCCGGTGATCGTGATCGACGGACGCTCGGGCTCCGGCAAGACCTCCCTGGCACATCAGCTGGCCGCCGCGCTGCAAGCACAGGATCCATCGGATGTGCAGGTGCTGCACCTCGACTCCTGGTACCCGGGTTGGGACGGACTCGAGGAGGGGACGCGGATCACCGAGCAGCTGCTGACCGGCGCGCGAGGGTCATGGACTCAGTGGGATTGGGTGCGCAACCGACCGGGCCGCACGGTGAGCTTGATACCTGGCCGGGCGCTGGTGGTGGAGGGTGCCGGCGCGCTCACCGGGTCTACGGCGGCTGTCTCCGACCTCAGGATCTGGGTGGACGCCGACCCCCGGCAGCGCTACCGGCGTGCCATGGACCGCGATGGGGACTCTTACCGGCCCTGGTGGCAGATGTGGTCCCGGCAGGAGGAACGCCATCTCGCCCGTCACCGTCCGGACCTGTTGGCAGATCTGGTGGTGTGGACCTGA
- a CDS encoding DUF2853 family protein: MDYVEDLKKYTKTVDEDAVKAMANTYRLVLSQPDSAVVAFGDPGELERVKANFLVKKLGLPDDESLDEGIAAVGAKLKGVSRKNRLVVYYLLAEHFGKLDAFK; this comes from the coding sequence ATGGACTACGTCGAAGATCTCAAGAAATACACCAAGACTGTGGACGAGGACGCAGTCAAGGCGATGGCTAACACCTACCGTCTCGTGCTGAGTCAGCCGGATTCTGCCGTTGTCGCATTCGGCGATCCCGGGGAGCTGGAACGAGTGAAGGCGAACTTCCTCGTCAAGAAGCTGGGCCTGCCCGACGACGAGTCCCTGGATGAGGGCATCGCTGCCGTCGGCGCGAAGCTGAAGGGCGTCAGCCGCAAGAACCGTCTCGTCGTCTACTACCTGCTCGCCGAGCACTTCGGCAAGCTGGACGCATTCAAGTAA
- a CDS encoding PucR family transcriptional regulator, which translates to MAVTVRELLGIRSLGLLLRFEGSDNALDAQIHWVHQSELIDSTLFTEPGEVLMTTGSRLPRPDETSAEELAEVYRQYVQRLCDSSVVALGFGVGDRHDQVPDELLRSAHRYGLPVFEIPWELPFSAVIKAVSKSRSDAEHAYLRRTNTAQRRLIAAAGRPNVAQSVVSSTAQTIGGWAVLVDHNGRMVVHTHTDQLSRAAQAVRQHMASGKTVSFADDERAHLCVHTITGSEDQMRGFLVAGTPGDLDPLAISTCLLASNLLGIFLSLTGRLETALSEMRSSLIAEALAGNADLVQRAGKSVWPKTPHDPVQLGCVEGTEAQLDALRLADIPAAWGQLDGRLWIVTRPPMQARLAAQIDEDGLRMGWAPPCSWRELGEARRLALGDLLRHDAGVNLVDLLPRQEAEAFARTKLGPIVDPGNEELLTTLAAWLDADGSLDVAAAALGVHRHTVSRRMRRICELLGLGSVDHSVRHDLWFACQVLAHHGELPTATTA; encoded by the coding sequence ATGGCTGTCACCGTGCGAGAACTCCTCGGTATCCGTTCGCTGGGATTGCTGCTGCGCTTCGAGGGATCCGACAACGCCTTGGACGCTCAGATTCACTGGGTTCACCAGAGTGAGCTCATCGATTCGACCCTGTTTACCGAGCCCGGTGAAGTGCTCATGACCACGGGCTCCAGGCTGCCGCGTCCCGATGAGACCAGCGCGGAAGAACTTGCGGAGGTCTACCGGCAGTATGTTCAGAGATTGTGTGACAGTTCTGTCGTCGCCCTCGGTTTTGGTGTCGGCGATCGGCACGACCAGGTTCCTGATGAACTCCTGCGGTCGGCACATCGCTACGGCCTGCCGGTCTTCGAGATCCCCTGGGAACTGCCGTTCTCAGCTGTCATCAAGGCGGTCTCGAAGTCCCGTTCGGACGCCGAGCATGCCTATCTGCGTCGCACCAATACCGCCCAGCGTCGGCTCATCGCGGCGGCGGGACGTCCGAATGTTGCGCAGTCCGTGGTGAGCAGCACAGCGCAGACCATCGGTGGATGGGCCGTTCTGGTCGATCACAACGGGCGCATGGTGGTGCACACCCACACCGACCAGCTGAGTCGAGCAGCCCAAGCCGTGCGTCAGCACATGGCCAGCGGCAAGACGGTGAGCTTCGCCGATGACGAACGCGCGCATCTGTGTGTGCACACGATCACCGGCAGCGAGGACCAGATGCGGGGCTTCTTGGTGGCGGGCACACCAGGGGATCTTGATCCCTTGGCCATCTCCACCTGCCTGCTCGCCTCGAACCTGCTGGGCATCTTCCTGTCCTTGACGGGACGCCTGGAGACGGCGCTCAGCGAGATGCGCTCCAGTCTGATCGCCGAAGCCCTCGCCGGCAATGCCGATCTGGTTCAACGCGCCGGAAAGAGTGTGTGGCCGAAGACGCCCCACGACCCCGTTCAACTGGGTTGCGTGGAGGGCACCGAAGCCCAACTCGATGCCCTGCGTCTTGCCGACATTCCGGCGGCCTGGGGGCAACTCGACGGTCGCTTGTGGATCGTCACCCGACCGCCCATGCAGGCCAGGCTTGCAGCACAGATCGACGAAGACGGGCTACGGATGGGATGGGCGCCGCCGTGCAGTTGGCGAGAACTGGGCGAGGCCAGGAGGCTGGCTCTGGGTGACCTGTTGCGCCACGACGCCGGGGTGAATCTGGTAGACCTGCTGCCGCGTCAGGAGGCAGAGGCCTTCGCCCGCACGAAGCTCGGCCCGATTGTCGATCCGGGCAACGAAGAGCTGCTGACTACGCTTGCCGCCTGGCTGGATGCAGACGGATCCCTCGATGTCGCGGCGGCCGCACTCGGCGTTCATCGCCACACGGTGAGCCGTCGCATGCGGCGGATCTGCGAGTTGCTCGGCCTGGGGTCGGTGGATCATTCGGTGCGCCATGATCTCTGGTTCGCCTGCCAGGTCCTGGCACACCACGGCGAACTCCCGACGGCCACCACGGCCTGA